A part of Streptomyces sp. NBC_01497 genomic DNA contains:
- a CDS encoding GntR family transcriptional regulator → MTPPVVHSLREQIREHIVEGIVSGRWQPGERIVERRIATELQVSQTPVREALRELESLRLIESAPNKGVRVRNLSAADLEESYPVRAGLEQIAAELAAERLAADCSALEPHVAGLYEADLAGDGTGQVLHTVGFHRELVRAAGNSVLLHTWEGLGIEVFTALSIRWLGTVQQSYAEEHQELVEAFKRRDPGIGPLVKVHVLGCAPRPDGSTRRG, encoded by the coding sequence ATGACCCCGCCCGTCGTCCACTCGCTGCGCGAGCAGATCCGCGAGCACATCGTGGAGGGGATCGTCAGCGGCCGCTGGCAGCCGGGCGAGCGGATCGTCGAGCGGCGCATCGCGACGGAACTCCAGGTCAGCCAGACGCCCGTGCGTGAGGCGCTGCGCGAGCTGGAGAGCCTGCGGCTGATCGAGTCCGCCCCCAACAAGGGCGTGCGGGTGCGCAACCTCTCCGCGGCCGACCTGGAGGAGAGCTACCCGGTCAGGGCGGGCCTGGAGCAGATCGCCGCGGAGCTGGCGGCGGAGCGGCTCGCCGCCGACTGTTCGGCCCTGGAGCCGCACGTGGCGGGTCTCTACGAGGCCGACCTGGCCGGCGACGGCACCGGCCAGGTGCTGCACACCGTGGGCTTCCACCGGGAGCTGGTGCGGGCCGCGGGCAACAGCGTGCTGCTGCACACCTGGGAGGGGCTGGGCATCGAGGTGTTCACCGCGCTGTCGATCCGCTGGCTGGGCACGGTGCAGCAGTCGTACGCGGAGGAGCACCAGGAGCTGGTCGAGGCGTTCAAGCGCCGCGACCCGGGAATCGGGCCGCTGGTCAAGGTGCATGTACTCGGCTGCGCGCCGCGGCCGGACGGGTCCACGCGCCGGGGGTGA
- a CDS encoding adenosylcobinamide-GDP ribazoletransferase, with amino-acid sequence MADSPTASDSPDRAALGDGLRFAVGTLTVLPVRVTRWDRPAARLGMLAAPLAGLVVGAASAAVATVLWLLGTGALLAAAGAVAVPAALTRGLHLDGLADTADGLGSGRPAEDALRVMKQSDIGPFGVVTLVLVLLAQTAAVARIYDHGPARAAVALALAAVSARAVFALGCRAGVPAARPGGLGAAVAGTVPARAAVLALSAVVLAAAAAGSAFSAWDAVRDGLAVLFAAVAAELLLRHCVRRFGGITGDVLGALCETAATVALVVLAAGPS; translated from the coding sequence GTGGCCGACTCCCCTACCGCGTCCGACTCCCCCGACCGCGCCGCACTCGGCGACGGTCTTCGCTTCGCCGTCGGCACCCTCACGGTGCTGCCGGTCCGCGTGACGCGCTGGGACCGGCCGGCCGCCCGTCTCGGGATGCTCGCCGCGCCACTCGCGGGGCTCGTCGTGGGCGCCGCCTCAGCCGCCGTGGCCACCGTGCTGTGGCTGCTGGGCACCGGTGCGCTGCTCGCCGCCGCCGGGGCGGTCGCCGTCCCCGCCGCCCTGACCCGGGGACTGCACCTCGACGGCCTCGCCGACACGGCGGACGGCCTGGGCAGCGGCCGGCCCGCCGAGGACGCGCTGCGGGTCATGAAGCAGTCGGACATCGGACCGTTCGGGGTCGTCACGCTCGTCCTCGTCCTGCTCGCCCAGACCGCCGCCGTGGCCCGGATCTACGACCACGGCCCGGCCCGCGCCGCCGTCGCCCTGGCCCTCGCCGCCGTCTCCGCGCGCGCGGTGTTCGCTCTCGGCTGCCGTGCGGGCGTGCCGGCCGCCCGGCCGGGCGGCCTCGGCGCAGCCGTCGCCGGGACAGTGCCTGCCCGCGCGGCGGTGCTCGCGCTGTCGGCCGTGGTCCTCGCCGCGGCGGCGGCGGGATCCGCCTTCTCGGCGTGGGACGCGGTACGGGACGGCCTGGCCGTCCTGTTCGCCGCGGTCGCCGCCGAGTTGCTCCTTCGGCACTGTGTGCGCCGGTTCGGCGGCATCACCGGCGACGTGCTCGGCGCGCTGTGCGAGACGGCGGCCACCGTCGCGCTGGTGGTGCTGGCCGCCGGCCCCTCGTAA
- the aceE gene encoding pyruvate dehydrogenase (acetyl-transferring), homodimeric type, which produces MPDPVGKLPSELDQLPDRDAEETAEWAASIDAVTEHAGPHRAAYLLRRTLEHAGASGVSLPKLLESDYVNTIPTAAEPEFPGDEAMESRITAWNRWNAAAMVTRGSKLGLGGHIATYASVAWLYETGFEHFFRGKDGDGSGDQLYLQGHASPGIYARAFLDGRLTADQLDRFRQEAAGDGLPSYPHPRRLPWLWEFPTVSMGLGPISSIYQARFNRYLEHRGIKDTSASHVWAFLGDGEMDEPESTASLALAAREGLDNLTFVINCNLQRLDGPVRPNFKIVRELESQFRGAGWNVIKTLWGQAWDSVLAQDVDGSLVRRLGETPDAQFQTYATRDAAYIREHFFADESLRRIAQGLSDAKLLELFQNSRGGHEPRKVYAAYKAALDHKGGPTVILAQTIKGHTLGAGFESRNANHQMKKLTGAEFRTMRDLLELPIPDSALTGDLVPYWHPGENSPEVQYLRERRAALGGLAPARKVVAKPLPAPAEKPFDALKKGSGTQEIATTMAFVRLIKDLMREKETGKRWVPVVPDEARTFGMESLFPSAGLYSPKGQTYDPVDRDQLLYYKEAKNGQILNEGITEAGSLADFTAAATSYATHGEPMIPFYIFYSMFGWQRTGDQFWALADQLGRGFVIGATAGKTTMTGEGLQHADGHSHLIASTNPAALSYDPAFAYEVAVIVKEGLRRMYGPQAEDVFYYMTVYNEPKVQPAIPAGVDEESILKGLYRFRTADLTAPEAPKIQLLASGTAIHWALDAQKMLADEWGVSADVWSAPSWTELRRDALEADAALLRGEERVPYVKRALAGAQGPVLAVSDWMRQVPDQISQWVEQDWSSLGTDGFGLSDTRDAARRHFGVDPQSVVVAALAQLARRGEVKPQRVAEARERYGL; this is translated from the coding sequence ATGCCCGACCCCGTAGGCAAGCTTCCGAGCGAGCTCGACCAGCTCCCGGACCGTGACGCCGAGGAAACCGCCGAATGGGCGGCCTCCATCGACGCCGTCACCGAGCATGCGGGCCCCCACCGCGCCGCGTACCTGCTGCGCAGGACCCTCGAACACGCCGGCGCGTCCGGCGTGTCGTTGCCGAAGCTCCTGGAGAGCGACTACGTCAACACCATCCCCACCGCCGCCGAGCCGGAGTTCCCCGGTGACGAGGCGATGGAGTCCAGGATCACCGCCTGGAACCGCTGGAACGCGGCGGCCATGGTCACGCGCGGCTCCAAACTCGGGCTCGGCGGGCACATCGCCACCTACGCCTCGGTGGCGTGGCTGTACGAGACCGGCTTCGAGCACTTCTTCCGCGGCAAGGACGGGGACGGCAGCGGCGACCAGCTCTACCTGCAGGGCCACGCCTCCCCCGGCATCTACGCCCGCGCCTTCCTCGACGGCCGGCTGACCGCCGACCAGCTCGACCGCTTCCGCCAGGAGGCGGCCGGCGACGGCCTGCCCTCGTACCCGCACCCGCGCCGGCTGCCCTGGCTGTGGGAGTTCCCGACCGTGTCCATGGGCCTCGGCCCGATCTCCTCGATCTACCAGGCGCGCTTCAACCGCTACCTGGAGCACCGCGGCATCAAGGACACCTCGGCCTCGCACGTCTGGGCCTTCCTCGGCGACGGCGAGATGGACGAGCCGGAGTCGACGGCGTCCCTGGCGCTCGCCGCCCGTGAGGGCCTGGACAACCTCACGTTCGTCATCAACTGCAACCTGCAGCGCCTCGACGGCCCGGTCCGTCCGAACTTCAAGATCGTGCGCGAGCTGGAGTCCCAGTTCCGCGGCGCCGGCTGGAACGTGATCAAGACCCTCTGGGGCCAGGCGTGGGACTCCGTCCTCGCGCAGGACGTCGACGGTTCGCTCGTGCGGCGCCTCGGCGAGACCCCGGACGCGCAGTTCCAGACGTACGCGACCCGCGACGCCGCCTACATCCGCGAGCACTTCTTCGCCGACGAGTCGCTGCGCCGCATCGCGCAGGGCCTGAGCGACGCCAAGCTGCTGGAGCTGTTCCAGAACTCGCGCGGCGGCCACGAGCCCCGCAAGGTGTACGCCGCGTACAAGGCCGCCCTGGACCACAAGGGCGGCCCCACGGTGATCCTGGCCCAGACGATCAAGGGCCACACGCTGGGCGCCGGTTTCGAGTCGCGCAACGCCAACCACCAGATGAAGAAGCTCACGGGCGCCGAGTTCCGCACCATGCGGGACCTGCTGGAGCTGCCCATCCCGGACAGCGCGCTGACCGGCGACCTCGTGCCGTACTGGCACCCCGGCGAGAACTCGCCCGAGGTCCAGTACCTGCGCGAGCGCCGCGCCGCGCTCGGCGGTCTCGCCCCGGCCCGCAAGGTCGTCGCGAAGCCGCTGCCGGCGCCGGCCGAGAAGCCGTTCGACGCCCTGAAGAAGGGCTCCGGCACGCAGGAGATCGCCACCACGATGGCGTTCGTCCGCCTGATCAAGGACCTGATGCGGGAGAAGGAGACCGGCAAGCGCTGGGTCCCCGTCGTACCCGACGAGGCCCGCACCTTCGGCATGGAGTCGCTGTTCCCCTCGGCGGGCCTGTACTCGCCGAAGGGCCAGACGTACGACCCGGTCGACCGCGACCAGCTCCTGTACTACAAGGAGGCGAAGAACGGCCAGATCCTCAACGAGGGCATCACCGAGGCCGGTTCGCTCGCGGACTTCACCGCCGCCGCCACGTCGTACGCGACGCACGGCGAGCCGATGATCCCGTTCTACATCTTCTACTCGATGTTCGGCTGGCAGCGCACGGGCGACCAGTTCTGGGCGCTCGCGGACCAGCTGGGCCGCGGCTTCGTCATCGGCGCGACCGCCGGCAAGACCACGATGACGGGTGAGGGCCTCCAGCACGCGGACGGCCACTCGCACCTGATCGCCTCCACCAACCCGGCGGCGCTGTCGTACGACCCGGCGTTCGCGTACGAGGTCGCGGTCATCGTGAAGGAGGGTCTGCGGCGCATGTACGGCCCGCAGGCCGAGGACGTCTTCTACTACATGACGGTCTACAACGAGCCGAAGGTGCAGCCGGCGATTCCGGCGGGCGTCGACGAGGAGTCGATCCTCAAGGGCCTGTACCGCTTCCGCACGGCGGACCTGACGGCGCCCGAGGCCCCGAAGATCCAGCTGCTGGCGTCCGGCACGGCGATCCACTGGGCGCTCGACGCGCAGAAGATGCTCGCCGACGAGTGGGGCGTCTCGGCCGACGTCTGGTCGGCGCCGTCCTGGACGGAGCTGCGCCGGGACGCGCTGGAGGCCGACGCGGCGCTGCTGCGCGGCGAGGAGCGCGTGCCGTACGTGAAGCGCGCCCTGGCCGGTGCGCAGGGCCCGGTGCTTGCGGTCAGCGACTGGATGCGGCAGGTGCCGGACCAGATCAGCCAGTGGGTCGAGCAGGACTGGTCGTCGCTCGGCACGGACGGCTTCGGCCTCTCCGACACGCGTGACGCGGCCCGCAGGCACTTCGGTGTCGACCCGCAGTCGGTCGTGGTGGCGGCGCTCGCGCAGCTCGCGCGGCGCGGCGAGGTCAAGCCCCAGCGGGTGGCCGAGGCGCGGGAGCGCTACGGCCTCTGA
- a CDS encoding leucyl aminopeptidase has product MTALTLTTSGAATLRADVIVVGVAKGAAGPVVAAGAEAVDKGFDGKLATVLETLGATGAEGEVTKVPAPAGFKSPVVLAVGLGPLPEKDEAFGAESLRRAAGVAARSLTGAKKAGIALPVETAEDVAAIGEGLLLGSYAFTVYRGGEKKKTAKSGEKSAAKDSASKPPVGEVVLLGAKPRDKAHKAAADRAITLTEEINRARDLINTPSNDLTPEAFAAIATAAGKEHGIKVEVLDEKALAKGGYGGLIGVGQGSANPPRLVRLAYTARGAKQSLAFVGKGITYDSGGISLKPAGHNETMKLDMSGAAAVLASVVTAARLGLKVNVTGWLALAENMPSGSATRPGDVLRMYSGKTVEVLNTDAEGRLVLADAITRAAEENPDAIVDVATLTGAMMLALGLRTFGIMANDDAFRTALHELAGEVGEAAWPMPLPADLRKGLDSPIADLANMGERMGGGLVAGIFLREFVPENTTWAHLDIAGPAFNEGAPFGYTPKGGTGSAIRTLVALAEHTAAGDLG; this is encoded by the coding sequence GTGACTGCTCTCACTCTCACCACGTCGGGCGCCGCCACGCTGCGCGCCGACGTCATCGTCGTCGGTGTCGCGAAGGGCGCCGCAGGACCCGTCGTGGCCGCGGGTGCCGAGGCCGTGGACAAGGGCTTCGACGGCAAACTCGCCACCGTGCTGGAGACCCTCGGAGCCACCGGCGCCGAGGGTGAGGTGACCAAGGTGCCCGCCCCGGCGGGCTTCAAGTCCCCCGTCGTGCTCGCCGTCGGGCTCGGCCCGCTGCCGGAGAAGGACGAGGCGTTCGGCGCGGAGTCGCTGCGCCGCGCCGCCGGCGTGGCCGCGCGCTCCCTGACCGGCGCCAAGAAGGCCGGCATCGCCCTGCCCGTCGAGACGGCCGAGGACGTCGCGGCGATCGGCGAGGGCCTCCTGCTCGGTTCGTACGCCTTCACGGTGTACCGCGGCGGCGAGAAGAAGAAGACCGCGAAGTCCGGCGAGAAGTCCGCCGCGAAGGACTCGGCTTCGAAGCCGCCGGTCGGCGAGGTCGTGCTGCTGGGCGCGAAGCCGCGCGACAAGGCCCACAAGGCGGCCGCCGACCGCGCGATCACGCTGACGGAGGAGATCAACCGCGCCCGCGACCTGATCAACACTCCGTCGAACGACCTGACGCCCGAGGCTTTCGCCGCCATCGCCACCGCCGCCGGCAAGGAGCACGGCATCAAGGTGGAGGTCCTGGACGAGAAGGCCCTCGCCAAGGGCGGCTACGGCGGCCTGATCGGCGTCGGCCAGGGTTCCGCCAACCCTCCGCGCCTGGTCCGCCTGGCCTACACGGCCCGCGGCGCGAAGCAGAGCCTCGCCTTCGTCGGCAAGGGCATCACGTACGACTCGGGCGGCATCTCGCTGAAGCCGGCCGGCCACAACGAGACGATGAAGCTCGACATGAGCGGCGCCGCCGCCGTCCTCGCCTCCGTGGTGACCGCGGCCAGGCTCGGCCTGAAGGTCAACGTGACCGGCTGGCTCGCGCTGGCGGAGAACATGCCGTCCGGCTCGGCCACGCGCCCCGGCGACGTGCTGCGGATGTACAGCGGCAAGACCGTCGAGGTGCTCAACACCGACGCCGAGGGCCGCCTGGTGCTCGCGGACGCGATCACCCGCGCCGCCGAGGAGAACCCGGACGCGATCGTCGATGTGGCCACGCTGACCGGCGCGATGATGCTGGCTCTCGGTCTCCGCACATTCGGCATCATGGCGAACGACGACGCCTTCCGCACCGCGCTGCACGAGCTCGCGGGCGAGGTGGGAGAGGCCGCCTGGCCGATGCCGCTCCCGGCCGACCTGCGCAAGGGCCTGGACTCGCCGATCGCCGACCTCGCCAACATGGGCGAGCGGATGGGCGGCGGCCTGGTCGCCGGCATCTTCCTGCGCGAGTTCGTGCCGGAGAACACCACGTGGGCGCACCTGGACATCGCCGGGCCCGCGTTCAACGAGGGCGCGCCGTTCGGCTACACCCCGAAGGGCGGCACCGGCTCCGCGATCCGCACCCTCGTCGCGCTGGCCGAGCACACGGCGGCCGGCGACCTCGGCTGA
- the lpdA gene encoding dihydrolipoyl dehydrogenase, protein MANDASTVFDLVILGGGSGGYAAALRGAQLGLDVALIEKGKVGGTCLHRGCIPTKALLHAGEIADQARESEQFGVKATFEGIDIAAVHAYKDDVVGGLYKGLQGLIASRKVTYIEGEGRLSSRTSVDVGGRRVEGRHVLLATGSVPKSLPGLEIDGNRIISSDHALTLDRVPKSAIILGGGVIGVEFASAWKSFGTEVTIVEGLKHLVPVEDENSSKLLERAFRKRGIKFNLGTFFQKAEYTEDGVRVTLADGKTFEGEVLLVAIGRGPVSQGLGYEEQGVAMDRGYVLADEYMRTNIETISAVGDLVPTLQLAHVGFAEGILVAERLAGLKTVPIDYDGVPRVTYCHPEVASVGITEAKAKEIYGADKVVALNYSLAGNGRSKILKTAGEVKLVQVKDGAVVGVHMVGDRMGEQVGEAQLIYNWEALPTEVAQLIHAHPTQSEALGEAHLALAGKPLHSHD, encoded by the coding sequence GTGGCGAACGACGCCAGCACCGTTTTCGACCTAGTGATCCTCGGCGGTGGTAGCGGTGGTTACGCCGCGGCCCTGCGCGGGGCCCAGCTGGGCCTGGACGTCGCCCTGATCGAGAAGGGCAAGGTCGGCGGCACCTGCCTGCACCGCGGCTGCATCCCCACGAAGGCCCTGCTGCACGCGGGCGAGATCGCCGACCAGGCGCGCGAGTCCGAGCAGTTCGGTGTCAAGGCCACCTTCGAGGGCATCGACATCGCGGCCGTGCACGCCTACAAGGACGATGTCGTCGGCGGCCTGTACAAGGGCCTCCAGGGACTCATCGCCTCCCGCAAGGTGACCTACATCGAGGGTGAGGGCCGCCTGTCCTCCCGCACCTCCGTCGATGTGGGCGGCCGCCGCGTCGAGGGCCGCCATGTCCTGCTGGCGACCGGTTCCGTGCCGAAGTCCCTCCCCGGCCTGGAGATCGACGGCAACCGCATCATCTCCTCGGACCACGCCCTGACGCTGGACCGTGTGCCGAAGTCCGCGATCATCCTGGGCGGCGGCGTCATCGGCGTCGAGTTCGCCTCCGCGTGGAAGTCCTTCGGCACCGAGGTGACCATCGTCGAGGGCCTCAAGCACCTCGTCCCGGTCGAGGACGAGAACAGCTCCAAGCTCCTGGAGCGCGCCTTCCGCAAGCGCGGTATCAAGTTCAACCTGGGCACCTTCTTCCAGAAGGCCGAGTACACCGAGGACGGCGTCCGCGTGACGCTGGCCGACGGCAAGACCTTCGAGGGCGAGGTGCTGCTGGTCGCCATCGGCCGCGGCCCGGTCTCGCAGGGCCTCGGCTACGAGGAGCAGGGTGTGGCCATGGACCGCGGCTACGTCCTGGCCGACGAGTACATGCGCACGAACATCGAGACGATCTCGGCGGTCGGCGACCTCGTCCCCACCCTCCAGCTCGCGCACGTCGGCTTCGCCGAGGGCATCCTCGTCGCGGAGCGGCTGGCCGGTCTCAAGACCGTCCCGATCGACTACGACGGCGTGCCGCGCGTGACGTACTGCCACCCCGAGGTCGCCTCCGTCGGCATCACCGAGGCCAAGGCCAAGGAGATCTACGGTGCGGACAAGGTCGTCGCGCTCAACTACAGTCTGGCGGGCAACGGCCGGAGCAAGATCCTCAAGACCGCGGGCGAGGTCAAGCTCGTCCAGGTCAAGGACGGTGCGGTGGTCGGCGTCCACATGGTCGGTGACCGTATGGGCGAGCAGGTCGGCGAAGCCCAGCTGATCTACAACTGGGAGGCGCTGCCGACCGAGGTCGCGCAGCTCATCCACGCCCACCCGACCCAGAGTGAAGCGCTCGGCGAGGCCCACCTCGCACTGGCGGGCAAGCCCCTCCACTCCCACGACTGA
- the sucB gene encoding 2-oxoglutarate dehydrogenase, E2 component, dihydrolipoamide succinyltransferase, which translates to MAVSVTLPALGESVTEGTVTRWLKAEGERVEADEPLLEVSTDKVDTEIPAPVAGVLSAIKVAEDETVEVGAELALIDDGTGAPAPAAEQQQAPAAEPAQPAPAAQPAPAAQPAQPSAETEAPAPAPTAQAAAGGSGAQGTDVVLPALGESVTEGTVTRWLKEVGESVEEDEPLLEVSTDKVDTEIPAPTAGVLLEIVVAEDETAEVGAKLAVIGAPGAAPQAPAAPAPQAPAQQQAPAAPAPQAPAAPAPQAPAAPAAPAPAPAPAAPAPQQQAPAAPAPAPAAPAPAPQQAAPAPARSAAPAAPADASDDGAYVTPLVRKLASENGVDLSTVKGSGVGGRIRKQDVVAAAEAAKAAATPAPSAAPAAPAAAQGPKLEASPLRGQTVKMTRMRKVIGDNMMKALHGQAQLTSVVEVDITRLMRLRAQAKDAFAAREGVKLSPMPFFVKAAAQALKAHPVVNARINEDEGTVTYFDTENIGIAVDSEKGLMTPVIKGAGDLNIAGISKKTAELANAVRASKITPDDLAGATFTISNTGSRGALFDTIIVPPNQVAILGIGATVKRPVVINHPELGETIAIRDMTYVVLSYDHRLVDGADAARYLTSVKAILEAGEFEVDLGL; encoded by the coding sequence ATGGCGGTTTCCGTAACCCTGCCGGCGCTCGGCGAGAGCGTCACCGAGGGCACAGTCACTCGCTGGCTCAAGGCCGAGGGCGAGCGGGTGGAGGCCGACGAGCCGCTGCTCGAGGTCTCCACCGACAAGGTCGACACCGAGATCCCCGCCCCGGTGGCGGGCGTGCTGTCGGCGATCAAGGTCGCCGAGGACGAGACCGTCGAGGTGGGTGCCGAGCTGGCCCTCATCGACGACGGCACGGGCGCCCCCGCCCCGGCCGCCGAGCAGCAGCAGGCGCCTGCCGCCGAGCCGGCGCAGCCCGCGCCCGCCGCCCAGCCCGCGCCCGCCGCCCAGCCGGCGCAGCCCTCCGCCGAGACCGAGGCCCCCGCCCCGGCACCGACCGCGCAGGCCGCGGCCGGCGGCAGCGGCGCCCAGGGCACCGACGTCGTCCTGCCCGCGCTGGGTGAGAGCGTCACCGAGGGCACCGTGACCCGCTGGCTGAAGGAGGTCGGCGAGTCGGTCGAGGAGGACGAGCCGCTGCTGGAGGTCTCCACCGACAAGGTCGACACCGAGATCCCCGCCCCGACCGCCGGTGTCCTGCTGGAGATCGTGGTCGCCGAGGACGAGACGGCCGAGGTCGGCGCGAAGCTCGCCGTCATCGGCGCGCCGGGTGCCGCCCCGCAGGCCCCGGCGGCTCCGGCTCCGCAGGCCCCGGCGCAGCAGCAGGCCCCGGCCGCACCGGCTCCGCAGGCCCCGGCGGCTCCGGCTCCGCAGGCCCCGGCGGCTCCGGCCGCCCCGGCTCCGGCTCCGGCTCCGGCCGCCCCGGCCCCGCAGCAGCAGGCGCCCGCGGCGCCCGCCCCGGCTCCGGCCGCCCCGGCCCCCGCGCCGCAGCAGGCCGCGCCGGCTCCCGCCCGCAGCGCGGCACCCGCGGCTCCGGCGGACGCCTCGGACGACGGCGCGTACGTGACGCCGCTGGTCCGCAAGCTCGCCTCGGAGAACGGCGTGGACCTCTCGACGGTCAAGGGCTCCGGCGTCGGCGGCCGTATCCGCAAGCAGGACGTCGTCGCCGCCGCGGAGGCCGCCAAGGCCGCCGCGACCCCGGCGCCGTCGGCCGCCCCCGCCGCTCCGGCCGCCGCACAGGGGCCGAAGCTGGAGGCGTCCCCGCTGCGCGGGCAGACGGTCAAGATGACCCGCATGCGCAAGGTCATCGGCGACAACATGATGAAGGCGCTGCACGGCCAGGCCCAGCTGACCTCCGTGGTCGAGGTGGACATCACCCGGCTGATGCGGCTGCGCGCGCAGGCGAAGGACGCCTTCGCGGCCCGCGAGGGCGTGAAGCTGTCCCCGATGCCGTTCTTCGTCAAGGCGGCGGCCCAGGCGCTGAAGGCCCACCCGGTCGTCAACGCCCGGATCAACGAGGACGAGGGCACGGTCACGTACTTCGACACCGAGAACATCGGTATCGCGGTGGACTCCGAGAAGGGTCTGATGACCCCGGTCATCAAGGGGGCGGGCGACCTCAACATCGCCGGCATCTCCAAGAAGACCGCGGAGCTGGCGAACGCCGTGCGCGCGTCGAAGATCACCCCGGACGACCTGGCCGGTGCGACCTTCACCATCTCCAACACCGGTTCGCGCGGTGCGCTGTTCGACACGATCATCGTCCCGCCGAACCAGGTCGCGATCCTCGGCATCGGTGCGACCGTCAAGCGCCCCGTGGTCATCAACCACCCGGAGCTCGGCGAGACCATCGCGATCCGCGACATGACGTACGTGGTGCTCTCCTACGACCACCGTCTGGTGGACGGCGCCGACGCGGCCCGTTACCTGACGTCCGTCAAGGCGATCCTGGAGGCCGGCGAGTTCGAGGTCGACCTGGGCCTGTGA